A single Euzebya sp. DNA region contains:
- the argR gene encoding arginine repressor, with product MATDERTARHELIRELVATYQISAQSELVELLAAHDVEVNQATVSRDLEQLGIGKLRGADGTVAYSLPERSGLAQLLRQFVTHVDASGNLAVLRTPPGAAATVASAIDTSAVDGVLATLQGDDTVLVVAREPATGRDVATTLSRLKTPPIPTR from the coding sequence ATGGCCACCGACGAGCGCACCGCCCGGCACGAGCTGATCCGCGAGCTGGTGGCGACCTACCAGATCAGCGCCCAGAGCGAGCTGGTGGAGCTGCTCGCCGCCCACGACGTCGAGGTGAACCAGGCCACGGTGTCGCGTGATCTCGAGCAGCTCGGCATCGGCAAGCTGCGAGGCGCCGACGGGACGGTCGCCTACAGCCTGCCCGAGCGGTCCGGCCTGGCCCAGCTGCTCCGCCAGTTCGTCACCCACGTCGACGCGAGCGGGAACCTGGCGGTCCTCCGCACCCCGCCCGGCGCGGCCGCGACCGTCGCCAGCGCGATCGACACCTCTGCAGTCGACGGGGTCCTCGCCACCCTCCAGGGCGACGACACCGTCCTGGTCGTCGCCCGCGAGCCGGCGACCGGCCGGGACGTCGCCACGACCCTCTCCCGCCTCAAGACACCCCCGATCCCCACACGCTAG